Genomic window (Theileria annulata chromosome 4, complete sequence, *** SEQUENCING IN PROGRESS ***):
CCAAGGCACAAAGCTTACTTCACTTGCAAATGAAGATGAAGGATTTTTTGTAAAGCCAAACCAGTCTAGGAAATTCCAAGTTAATTTCGATGAAAATGAGAACTATGATTCCTTCATTAAAAAGACCAAACCCTCAGACACAAAAACAGAACTGGTCGATGAGACGGACGTGTTTTCAACCCTAAGTTCTAGGAAGGAGAAGCTGAAAAAGAAACCTAAACAGATGAACTGGGATAAGATATTCTCAaaagatgaaaatataGAACTTGATCTCAACAACTTAGTGCCAACCAAGATTAAGAAGGACGTCGCAGTGGTTGACGACGAAGACGAGGAGATGCTATATATCCAGATTTCAAagtgaataaattatacatcaaatagttatttacctcatttaattaaaattgatagTTAAGTTTCTTTAACCGTTTTTTAGTCATCGCAAAAGGGTTTCAAACACTGAGGTAAAGAACGAGGACTCGAAAGATGTAAAGCCTCATGTGGACTTTGGAGCCTCAACTAATGGtttgtttttatattttaatttaaacttttaGACAAAAAATTCGAAATTACCACAACAACCGAGTTCTGCAAAGTTGTGAAAACGCCAATGGAAAAAATATCGGAACAAGAGTCTGACCAAAAGTACAATGTTAACACCGCTAGTGACCTGGTGGTGGACGACGACCCAAACACGTTATCGGTACTATGATATGTAGATATAAAcactatttatatacaaaacGGAGTtccaattaatattgattgTTTAGGAAAGACCGCTAGGTGATGGCATTTCAGCCGCACTTTcatatattaaacaaagAGGCGACTACATAGATAAAAAAGCAGAAACCAGGTCCAAAGAAGTCCAACTAAACTACATTGACGAATACGGGAATGAAATGGTACAAAAAACTACTTAGTagatatttaatataccagtttaacatttattattcattgTTTAGACCCCCAAGGAGGCCTTCAAAAAGATCTCGTGGATATTCCATGGCAAGCGTCCAAGTAAGAAGAAGCAGGAAAAGATGAGAAGGAAGATAGAATTAGGTATATTAAATGACCATTTCAGTTATTTAGAACattttatctaaattattttaacaatttatCAGAACGCTCCGTGAACCAGAACCCAGTTGGGGCCCTACCAACCATGAAGGCCCTGTTCACTCACCAGGAAAAGGAACAAACACCACATATAACACTGTTCGGGAACAGAAACCTAAACTAATATGAATTcaatgtataatatatgtCTAGTGAAACAAATTAATCTATGTTACAAGTTGTTAAACACTATTTATTCCTCTGGGAACGAAGTTTGGCTACGTAGGAACGAAGCTTCAAGTCGTAGGACTCGGCGGCAGTGATCTGGTCAAGCATTCCAGACTGTAGAGCCTTGACAGTCTTGGAAGAGATTCCAACGTCCTAaatcaaaaataattttctgGATTGAAGTACATTCATAGATTCTATCCTGTGCTTTATCATTCGGAGTATGGACAGAAGGTTAGAACGTTTCTCCTCCTCAGGCATCAAAGTCTTATAGTACATCTGCAAAACCTCCATGAGCTCTTGGTGGATCTCAGTCATCAGTTTAACCGTGTTCGGGTCAAATTCaactataaaattataaattagtttattattggttttatatatttttgtacATTGTGGAGAGCTGATTAATTTCTCTGACTGACATAGCTTTGTGTTAACAACAAACATCTTTTTACTTACTTTAAGATCAAGCTTAGAATCCTATAACCAATATTAGtttcaaataattgaaaatatatgtTTTA
Coding sequences:
- a CDS encoding uncharacterized protein (Tap579b07.q1c.C.cand.54 - score = 61.98;~SMART pfam:SART-1 (PF003343) at aa 1-522, E()=4.70e-04) produces the protein MPASNDSTISCSIEETNEIRKKLGLKPLAVPTSEPENESEQPSQDTEEVIERLNKSKRRRAREALIKEGSIADSIKKGELINSKCNKLVDNSENVDTLDLLSWSKKMAKVTKSTIAQADKHVTYSDDEESDEPNENNHEPKEETNGPNLKVIHKVNELDLIKGDGVTLTLKDVGVLEAEAAGVSDLDFLENAELVDMKKDKKKMEQRMRNQYGNYVPYEEDDPLNTGFLKHYDDTIKETQGTKLTSLANEDEGFFVKPNQSRKFQVNFDENENYDSFIKKTKPSDTKTELVDETDVFSTLSSRKEKLKKKPKQMNWDKIFSKDENIELDLNNLVPTKIKKDVAVVDDEDEEMLYIQISNHRKRVSNTEVKNEDSKDVKPHVDFGASTNDKKFEITTTTEFCKVVKTPMEKISEQESDQKYNVNTASDLVVDDDPNTLSERPLGDGISAALSYIKQRGDYIDKKAETRSKEVQLNYIDEYGNEMTPKEAFKKISWIFHGKRPSKKKQEKMRRKIELGILNDHFKRSVNQNPVGALPTMKALFTHQEKEQTPHITLFGNRNLN